From Brassica oleracea var. oleracea cultivar TO1000 chromosome C3, BOL, whole genome shotgun sequence, a single genomic window includes:
- the LOC106330967 gene encoding probable disease resistance protein RPP1, translating into MDSYFVSLAAAAAISFYALFVFLSHVVKELKSKGIDLFVDNDIERSKSIGPELVDAIKGSRIAIVLLSMNYASSTWCLNELVEIIKCRQEFGQTVMSIFYQVDPSDIKKQTGQFGKVFKKTCKGKTEDEIRRWKRGWYSKC; encoded by the exons ATGGATTCTTATTTTGTTTCCCTTGCTGCTGCTGCTGCAATCAGCTTCTACGCCCTTTTTG TCTTTCTCAGCCACGTTGTCAAGGAGCTCAAGAGCAAGGGAATCGACCTATTCGTTGACAATGATATCGAGAGAAGTAAGTCCATCGGTCCTGAGCTCGTAGACGCTATTAAAGGCTCGAGGATTGCCATTGTCTTGCTCTCGATGAACTACGCCTCTTCCACATGGTGCCTGAACGAGCTGGTGGAAATCATCAAGTGCAGACAAGAGTTTGGTCAAACAGTGATGTCCATTTTCTATCAAGTGGATCCAAGTGATATAAAGAAGCAGACTGGTCAATTTGGGAAAGTCTTTAAAAAAACTTGTAAAGGAAAAACAGAGGATGAGATCAGAAGATGGAAACGTGGATGGTATTCTAAGTGTTAA
- the LOC106330968 gene encoding uncharacterized protein LOC106330968, protein MTPVPRDIIDLIKLRLGVSVSYSTALRGKNLAMRELRGNSEDNYKMLPSYLYMLEQANSGTTTEVKLDETAMRKVILVDATFLKNGYGGVLVFSKAQDPNRHHYPLAFAVLDGENNASWTWFFEMLKTVIPDSSEIVFMSDRNQSLITAVANVYPQSHHGHCIWHLAQNVRNHACKTIKAVMPWRFMELARYYTVSEFEAAYASFKVRYPSACKYLEENTNRATWARVYFPGCRYNLDTSNSVESMNSAFRDARRYALIPLLDTIIKKISDWFNEHRKDAVSGSLDTKLVPLVEIHLHNLWAKAEKTPVRELNSYDLEYEVTDTDNGKVYLVNLIAKSCSCKVFDYEKYPCLHGLAAYLYFLEVPGANGRRHEVNIKYHQFCSKYYWTELWAMAYYRTIYSVPDKSEWIVPDHIKELQIIPPKKLTRKGRKKVNRNPSVGERRKRTQNEKNGCNYFKWFDVEDGTEWQKMALIEARDEIQEKSRVIEQLNQTIAELTINLERIQQEEEIVRDFQNLYV, encoded by the exons ATGACTCCTGTTCCGAGAGATATCATAGACTTAATTAAGTTAAGACTGGGTGTATCGGTATCTTACTCCACCGCCTTGAGAGGGAAAAATCTAGCTATGCGTGAGTTGCGTGGTAATTCAGAAGACAACTACAAGATGTTGCCTAGCTACTTGTACATGTTAGAGCAGGCTAATTCCGGAACAACAACAGAGGTGAAGTTGGATGAGACG GCCATGAGGAAAGTGATTCTTGTGGATGCTACATTTTTGAAAAACGGATATGGTGGGGTACTAGTATTTTCTAAAGCTCAAGATCCTAATCGTCACCATTATCCCCTCGCGTTTGCGGTACTTGACGGTGAGAATAATGCTAGTTGGACTTGGTTTTTCGAGATGCTCAAAACTGTTATACCGGACTCTTCTGAAATAGTTTTTATGAGCGATAGAAATCAGAGCCTCATCACTGCTGTAGCTAATGTGTATCCACAATCTCACCATGGCCATTGTATATGGCATCTAGCTCAGAATGTGAGAAACCATGCTTGTAAAACCATCAAAGCCGTAATGCCATGGAGATTTATGGAGTTGGCTAGGTATTACACAGTGTCTGAGTTCGAGGCTGCTTATGCATCTTTTAAGGTGAGATATCCTTCAGCCTGCAAGTATTTGGAGGAGAACACTAACAGAGCAACATGGGCTAGGGTCTACTTTCCAGGTTGTAGATACAACTTGGACACTAGCAACAGTGTGGAGTCGATGAATAGCGCGTTTAGGGACGCAAGGAGGTATGCCTTGATACCATTGTTGGATACAATCATCAAAAAAATATCTGACTGGTTTAATGAACATCGGAAGGACGCCGTGTCTGGATCACTTGATACCAAACTGGTTCCTCTGGTTGAGATCCATTTGCACAACTTATGGGCCAAAGCTGAGAAAACGCCAGTGCGTGAGCTGAATAGTTATGATCTTGAGTACGAGGTTACCGACACTGACAATGGGAAGGTTTATTTGGTGAATTTGATAGCGAAGTCATGTAGCTGCAAGGTATTTGATTATGAAAAGTATCCTTGTCTTCACGGACTTGCTGCTTACTTATATTTCCTTGAGGTTCCTGGTGCTAATGGTCGTCGACATGAGGTCAACATAAAGTATCATCAGTTTTGCTCAAAGTATTACTGGACAGAACTTTGGGCAATGGCTTATTACAGGACCATTTATTCTGTGCCGGACAAGTCTGAATGGATTGTACCAGATCACATCAAAGAGCTCCAGATCATACCTCCGAAAAAGCTGACAAGGAAGGGAAGGAAAAAGGTTAATAGGAATCCATCAGTTGGAGAACGGCGTAAAAGGACACAAAAC GAGAAAAATGGATGCAACTACTTCAAATGGTTTGATGTAGAGGATGGTACAGAATGGCAAAAAATGGCTTTGATTGAAGCCCGGGATGAGATCCAAGAGAAGAGTAGGGTGATCGAGCAGTTAAACCAAACCATTGCAGAACTCACAATTAATTTGGAGAGGATCCAACAAGAAGAGGAAATTGTTAGAGACTTTCAAAATCTCTATGTTTAA
- the LOC106334484 gene encoding ATP-dependent RNA helicase FAL1 has protein sequence MESMEAPSPAFQSPSRSSQQLHFYLAVDRPQSKMETVVELLGVLGRRPWLPIVVCCSSRDELDAVCSSLSTLPFISFAALYSDLGERERASVLEKFRQATINWNQHLNSAVVVEEGLEESETREEEDEKKSHLVVVTDVCLPMLSSGESSLSSRVLINYELPTKKETYTRRLTSCLASGGIVINMVVGGEVTTLRSLEESSGIIIAEMPINISEIL, from the exons ATGGAGTCCATGGAAGCTCCTTCTCCAGCTTTTCAGTCTCCTTCTCGTTCCAG TCAGCAATTGCATTTCTACCTCGCCGTGGATCGTCCCCAATCCAAAATG GAGACGGTGGTGGAGTTACTCGGAGTGCTAGGTCGTCGTCCGTGGCTTCCCATTGTGGTATGTTGCAGCTCTCGCGATGAGCTCGACGCCGTCTGCTCTTCCTTATCCACTCTTCCTTTCATCTCCTTTGCTGCTTTG TACAGTGATCTGGGAGAGAGAGAACGAGCTTCGGTTTTAGAGAAATTCCGACAAGCAACAATCAACTGGAACCAGCACCTTAACTCGGCAGTAGTAGTAGAAGAAGGTTTAGAAGAGAGTGAAACCAGAGAAGAAGAAGATGAAAAGAAATCTCATTTGGTGGTTGTGACTGATGTTTGTCTTCCGATGCTTTCATCTGGAGAGTCTTCTCTTTCCTCACGAGTTCTCATCAACTACGAGCTTCCTACTAAAAAGGAAACTTATACTAGGCGTTTAACATCTTGCTTAGCTTCAG GTGGGATTGTTATAAACATGGTTGTTGGAGGTGAAGTAACCACTCTTAGAAGCCTTGAAGAGAGCAGCGGCATTATCATCGCAGAGATGCCAATCAAT ATTTCTGAGATCTTATAA
- the LOC106334481 gene encoding uncharacterized membrane protein At3g27390 translates to MAVVTNLKSCLKISYVIFAFCSAFFLGALKGLIVGPVAGLTLIAGNVGVILGLFPAHVTWTVYTVAKTNRFDIPLKLAILVALPALFGIWLGLSIAISVLVGVGYGFFTPWISAFEAFRQDTESNKFFHCLVDGTWGTIKGSCTVVTDFADLCYHSYPLYLKELRESPDSNELQTLRLIHVPGCIIVGIIGLVIDIPLFTAIAVVKSPYLLFKGWYRLAQDAINREGPFLEIACIPVAGLTILLWPIIVIGFVLTTIFASIFVGLYGAIVVFQERSFRRGVSYVIAVVGEFDEYTNDWLYLREGTIFPKPRYRMTKGSFSSEVSVIVHPTTVSRVNSSGSVEPPAMLVPSLVRSVSVRGAIQEVRMVQIWEHMMGWFEMEGKELLDQGVITPADLYESLKGRHGTELSIINVGLPSYALLHTLLRSIKAGAHGVLLLDGSEVTHLNRPQDKFLDWFFNPIMVLKDQIRVIKLGESEVRYLEKVVLFGNDEQRMEAWDNGGKTPKKNLRAAQIQGISRRMMGMVRSVSKLPTYRRRFRQVIKALITYWLEKQGLNRTGSMSSGDFIEEV, encoded by the exons ATGGCTGTCGTAACTAACCTCAAAAGCTGTCTGAAGATTTCTTATGTCATATTTGCCTTCTGTTCTGCTTTCTTTCTCGGCGCTCTCAAAG GTTTGATCGTAGGTCCCGTTGCTGGATTAACATTAATAGCAGGAAACGTTGGAGTGATTCTTGGTTTGTTCCCTGCACATGTTACTTGGACAGTTTACACTGTTGCAAA GACAAACCGATTTGATATCCCTCTGAAACTAGCAATCTTGGTAGCCCTTCCTGCACTGTTTGGTATATGGTTAGGTCTAAGTATAGCAATAAGTGTCCTTGTTGGTGTTGGCTATGGATTCTTCACTCCATGGATCTCTGCTTTTGAAGCATTCAGACAAGACACTGAATCCAACAAGTTCTTCCACTGTCTTGTG GATGGAACTTGGGGAACAATCAAAGGAAGTTGTACCGTGGTAACCGATTTTGCAGATCTTTGTTACCATTCTTATCCTCTTTACCTAAAGGAACTGCGAGAATCCCCTGACTCAAATGAGCTTCAAACTCTTAG GTTGATTCATGTTCCTGGATGCATCATTGTAGGGATTATAGGACTAGTTATAGATATACCTCTTTTCACTGCAATAGCTGTCGTTAAAAGCCCTTACCTTCTGTTCAAAGGATGGTACAGACTAGCTCAAGATGCTATTAACCGAGAAGGACCATTCCTCGAGATAGCTTGCATCCCAGTTGCTGGTTTGACAATACTATTATGGCCTATTATAGTCATTGGATTTGTCTTGACGACCATCTTTGCCAGCATCTTTGTCGGCTTGTATGGAGCCATAGTTGTGTTTCAGGAAAGGTCATTTAGAAGAGGAGTGTCTTATGTGATTGCAGTGGTTGGAGAGTTTGATGAGTACACAAACGATTGGCTTTACCTTAGAGAAGGAACTATCTTCCCAAA GCCAAGATATAGAATGACAAAAGGATCCTTTTCAAGTGAAGTGTCAGTGATTGTTCACCCTACAACTGTAAGCAGAGTCAATAGTTCTGGTTCTGTAGAACCTCCAGCTATGCTAGTGCCAAGTCTGGTTCGGTCTGTATCTGTTAGAGGAGCAATACAAGAAGTGAGGATGGTTCAG ATTTGGGAGCATATGATGGGGTGGTTTGAGATGGAAGGCAAAGAACTACTAGACCAAGGAGTGATAACACCAGCTGATCTATACGAGTCTTTAAAGGGGAGACATGGAACTGAATTATCAATTATCAATGTCGGCCTTCCTTCTTATGCTTTGCTTCATACATTGCTTAGATCTATTAAAGCTGGTGCTCATGGTGTGCTTTTGCTTGATGGCTCGGAGGTGACTCATTTGAATAGACCGCAGGACAAGTTCTTGGACTGGTTCTTTAATCCAATTATGGTGTTGAAAGATCAGATTAGAGTGATTAAACTTGGAGAAAGTGAAGTTAGGTACTTGGAGAAAGTAGTTCTCTTTGGAAACGATGAACAAAGGATGGAAGCTTGGGACAATGGCGGTAAAACACCTAAAAAAAACCTTAGAGCTGCTCAGATTCAAGGAATCAGTAGAAG AATGATGGGAATGGTACGGAGTGTATCTAAGCTTCCGACGTATAGGAGAAGGTTCAGGCAAGTGATTAAGGCTCTAATAACGTATTGGTTAGAGAAACAAGGCTTGAATCGAACCGGTTCAATGAGTTCAGGAGATTTCATTGAAGAGGTCTAA
- the LOC106330970 gene encoding methionine aminopeptidase 1D, chloroplastic/mitochondrial-like yields the protein MDLLVVLALEESTGFQKRSFTPAENLQKALTDAREWMMAQTPPISKSPKPSIRPKPNPRRSGQYSVFTDAAWNSRVREYAGTLVKPGVSTDEIDEAVYSMIIENGAYPSPLGYGGDKEVTKESLEKAISICGPGVEYKKIGKTIHDHADKHKYGVVRQFVGHGIGRVFHADPVVLYLRNNEAGRMVLNQTFTIEPMLTIGSIKPVMWDDNWTVVTEDASLSAQFEHTILITKDGAEILTNC from the exons ATGGATCTTCTGGTCGTTCTGGCTCTCGAGGAATCAACTGGTTTTCAGAAACGAAGCTTCACACCAGCAGAAAACCTTCAAAAGGCTCTCACCGACGCAAGAGAATGGATGATGGCTCAAACTCCTCCAATCTCAAAATCCCCAAAGCCGTCGATCAGACCCAAACCAAACCCTCGACGATCTGGACAGTACTCTGTGTTCACAGATGCAGCGTGGAACT CTAGAGTTCGTGAATACGCTGGCACTTTGGTTAAG CCAGGTGTGAGCACAGATGAGATTGATGAAGCTGTTTACAGTATGATTATAGAGAATGGAGCTTATCCTTCGCCTCTTGGCTATGGAG GTGACAAAGAAGTGACAAAGGAGTCACTAGAAAAAGCGATATCAATATGTGGACCTGGAGTTGAGTACAAGAAAATCGGCAAAACCATTCA TGATCATGCAGATAAACATAAATATGGAGTTGTTAGACAGTTTGTAGGCCATGGTATTGGACGTGTCTTCCATGCTGATCCTGTTGTTCTTTACTTGC GGAACAATGAAGCTGGACGTATGGTGTTGAATCAAACCTTCACCATAGAACCGATGCTAACGATAGGAAGCATTAAACCGGTTATGTGGGATGATAATTGGACTGTGGTCACAGAAGATGCAAGTCTCTCTGCCCAATTCGAGCATACCATTCTTATAACTAAAGATGGAGCTGAGATACTAACCAACTGTTAA